Proteins encoded by one window of Mercenaria mercenaria strain notata chromosome 4, MADL_Memer_1, whole genome shotgun sequence:
- the LOC123553389 gene encoding uncharacterized protein LOC123553389 — MSEFKSRLAGLGAVSHSGRATFLFGESEAGEWFWVPAGPQRNTFMSLVIFTQAMIVESPGDVFSTMEHQERRGLRRQNQEHRTMELYLWYMYKKRFNKPNKSEAIVTTKRNTIRTIRSRTGDT; from the exons ATGTCTGAGTTCAAATCTCGGCTTGCTGGACTCGGTGCTGTCTCCCATAGCGGTCGCGCAACCTTTCTCTTTGGAGAAAGCGAAGCAGGGGAGTGGTTCTGGGTTCCAGCGGGCCCCCAGAGGAACACTTTCATGTCTTTGGTGATTTTTACGCAGGCCATGATTGTGGAGTCCCCTGGGGATGTATTTTCGACGATGGAACATCAAGAAAGAAGGGGATTACGCCGTCAAAATCAGGAACATAGAACTATGGAACTATATTTAtggtacatgtataagaaacgTTTTAAT aagccAAATAAGTCAGAAGCCATAGTTACAACAAAGAGAAACACAATTAGGACAATACGAAGCAGAACAGGGGACACTTAA
- the LOC123553387 gene encoding uncharacterized protein LOC123553387 isoform X1 — MSKFYNAIVFTKDLLNIFISQDTDWQKMMFLLFCFLCFLSPYSGFLILPDTSNGYKLPGYSSLLPGGNYSLTNLYANYLQTVGDSYKLLGSLLSGGNLGTSNSGGGGLSSLPGMNLLNGGNNLPGMGSLTGSSGGTAAKLEQYNVDRRQISVSGISAGGAMATQIHVIFSKDIMGVGLIAGLPFGCSSGNMMTAVTTCMTMPSGVSAASLESRTETEADHGEIDAVTNMANDKVYILNGRADTTVNPGIGPVIESYYEHFVSDRRNVKTNFDINSQHCMPTDNYGVKCSLSAAGSHYISNCNFSAAYHLLNHIYGGHLKMPTTEEHANGKLLKFSQSEFFPSSSHGSMDTTGYIYVPSGCMDKATECKLHVAFHGCLQGQDSIGDVFVRHSGYNEVGELNNIIILYPQAVKSTMNPMNPNGCWDWWGYTGQTFDKKSGFQPTAIKTMIDRITG; from the exons atgtcaaaattttaCAATGCCATCGTATTTACAAAAGATCTACTGAACATCTTCATATCTCAAGACACAGACTGGCAAAAAATGATGTTTcttctattttgttttctttgtttcttgTCACCTTATTCGGGATTTCTTATTCTCCCGGACACCAGTAACGGGTATAAACTGCCAGGATATAGCAGTCTGTTACCCGGCGGAAATTATTCTCTGACAAATCTCTACGCAAATTACCTGCAAACCGTAGGCGACAGTTACAAGCTGCTCGGGTCGTTGCTGAGTGGAGGGAACTTGGGTACTAGTAACTCCGGAGGAGGCGGTCTTTCGAGTTTGCCGGGAATGAACTTGCTCAATGGAGGAAATAATTTGCCCGGAATGGGTTCGCTGACTGGCTCTAGCGGAGGGACTGCTGCAAAGTTAG agcAATATAACGTTGATCGGAGACAAATATCTGTATCTGGAATTTCGGCTGGTGGAGCTATGGCAACACAGATCCACGTCATCTTTTCCAAGGACATCATGGGTGTAGGTCTTATTGCTGGCT TACCTTTCGGCTGTTCCAGTGGTAACATGATGACCGCCGTAACGACGTGTATGACCATGCCGTCAGGTGTGAGTGCAGCTAGTCTTGAATCTAGAACTGAGACCGAGGCTGACCATGGAGAGATAGATGCTGTCACAAACATGGCTAATGACAAGGTCTATATCCTAAATGGTAGAGCTGATACAACTGTAAACCCAG gAATTGGACCAGTAATAGAATCTTACTATGAACACTTTGTATCAGATCGTAGAAACGTCAAGACAAACTTCGACATAAACTCTCAGCATTGCATG CCGACGGACAACTATGGTGTGAAGTGTTCCCTGTCGGCGGCGGGCTCTCATTACATCAGTAACTGCAACTTCTCTGCAGCATATCATCTACTCAATCATATATATGGAGGTCATCTAAAA ATGCCGACGACAGAGGAACATGCCAATGGAAAG CTGCTGAAGTTCAGCCAGTCAGAGTTCTTCCCAAGCTCCAGCCACGGTAGTATGGACACTACAGGTTATATTTATGTGCCGTCTGGTTGCATGGACAAAGCTACAG AGTGTAAGCTGCACGTGGCGTTCCATGGATGCTTACAAGGACA GGATTCTATTGGTGACGTGTTTGTCCGGCACAGCGGCTACAATGAAGTTGGAGAACTGAACAACATCATCATCCTATATCCACAAGCTGTAAAATCTACCATGAACCCAATGAATCCAAATGGTTGTTGGGACTGGTGGGGGTATACTGGACAAACATTTG ACAAGAAGAGTGGGTTCCAGCCTACCGCTATTAAGACGATGATCGACAGGATTACAGGATAG
- the LOC123553387 gene encoding uncharacterized protein LOC123553387 isoform X2 produces the protein MSKFYNAIVFTKDLLNIFISQDTDWQKMMFLLFCFLCFLSPYSGFLILPDTSNGYKLPGYSSLLPGGNYSLTNLYANYLQTVGDSYKLLGSLLSGGNLGTSNSGGGGLSSLPGMNLLNGGNNLPGMGSLTGSSGGTAAKLEQYNVDRRQISVSGISAGGAMATQIHVIFSKDIMGVGLIAGLPFGCSSGNMMTAVTTCMTMPSGVSAASLESRTETEADHGEIDAVTNMANDKVYILNGRADTTVNPGIGPVIESYYEHFVSDRRNVKTNFDINSQHCMMPTTEEHANGKLLKFSQSEFFPSSSHGSMDTTGYIYVPSGCMDKATECKLHVAFHGCLQGQDSIGDVFVRHSGYNEVGELNNIIILYPQAVKSTMNPMNPNGCWDWWGYTGQTFDKKSGFQPTAIKTMIDRITG, from the exons atgtcaaaattttaCAATGCCATCGTATTTACAAAAGATCTACTGAACATCTTCATATCTCAAGACACAGACTGGCAAAAAATGATGTTTcttctattttgttttctttgtttcttgTCACCTTATTCGGGATTTCTTATTCTCCCGGACACCAGTAACGGGTATAAACTGCCAGGATATAGCAGTCTGTTACCCGGCGGAAATTATTCTCTGACAAATCTCTACGCAAATTACCTGCAAACCGTAGGCGACAGTTACAAGCTGCTCGGGTCGTTGCTGAGTGGAGGGAACTTGGGTACTAGTAACTCCGGAGGAGGCGGTCTTTCGAGTTTGCCGGGAATGAACTTGCTCAATGGAGGAAATAATTTGCCCGGAATGGGTTCGCTGACTGGCTCTAGCGGAGGGACTGCTGCAAAGTTAG agcAATATAACGTTGATCGGAGACAAATATCTGTATCTGGAATTTCGGCTGGTGGAGCTATGGCAACACAGATCCACGTCATCTTTTCCAAGGACATCATGGGTGTAGGTCTTATTGCTGGCT TACCTTTCGGCTGTTCCAGTGGTAACATGATGACCGCCGTAACGACGTGTATGACCATGCCGTCAGGTGTGAGTGCAGCTAGTCTTGAATCTAGAACTGAGACCGAGGCTGACCATGGAGAGATAGATGCTGTCACAAACATGGCTAATGACAAGGTCTATATCCTAAATGGTAGAGCTGATACAACTGTAAACCCAG gAATTGGACCAGTAATAGAATCTTACTATGAACACTTTGTATCAGATCGTAGAAACGTCAAGACAAACTTCGACATAAACTCTCAGCATTGCATG ATGCCGACGACAGAGGAACATGCCAATGGAAAG CTGCTGAAGTTCAGCCAGTCAGAGTTCTTCCCAAGCTCCAGCCACGGTAGTATGGACACTACAGGTTATATTTATGTGCCGTCTGGTTGCATGGACAAAGCTACAG AGTGTAAGCTGCACGTGGCGTTCCATGGATGCTTACAAGGACA GGATTCTATTGGTGACGTGTTTGTCCGGCACAGCGGCTACAATGAAGTTGGAGAACTGAACAACATCATCATCCTATATCCACAAGCTGTAAAATCTACCATGAACCCAATGAATCCAAATGGTTGTTGGGACTGGTGGGGGTATACTGGACAAACATTTG ACAAGAAGAGTGGGTTCCAGCCTACCGCTATTAAGACGATGATCGACAGGATTACAGGATAG
- the LOC123553388 gene encoding uncharacterized protein LOC123553388 — protein MALPNGPMEIVFSFDTTGSMYSYLEEVRGRVSDMIQRLQADIPGIKIAIFAHGDYCDRKTYVTKYIDFTDDVAKLVAFVNNVKRTSGGDADECYELVLHEVRTKLTWTPGSQRALVMIGDCRPHEPDYSQNKLKLDWRKEADSLAVVGVRIYSVQCGSNSYADEFYGDIAKKTCGQHLKLEDFKNIFDFLMTVCYRENGDDLFQNYEKEVRARTGAIHKDLDKLFGDLRDKAPTVPTTVSPSAAAATKPAPKTTHKLIKLTKATPLTNKPSFTKRSIRTKPAVPKHKKFEEKYLAKLRRENVTECNFTLREMPWSAWKIAVSPSEMKSFGVTTLRSGSGCGFRAKSIFGGKTNVPALYEIAVQTKYRTRKHVVYNKLCRRGFANKANWERCLLGRSDIRTQVNDVVKKNCSVFIRRMVIKTPKINTAARKSLKRYDYAWKALRSERVGHRKVTKDSIDISNEMDV, from the coding sequence ATGGCGCTACCGAACGGCCCGATGGAGATTGTGTTCTCATTTGATACCACAGGAAGTATGTACAGTTATCTGGAAGAGGTTCGTGGACGCGTCTCTGACATGATACAGCGCCTCCAAGCAGATATTCCTGGCATAAAGATAGCCATCTTTGCACATGGTGACTACTGCGATAGAAAAACCTACGTCACAAAATACATCGATTTCACTGATGACGTAGCCAAACTGGTAGCGTTCGTAAATAACGTGAAAAGAACAAGCGGAGGCGATGCAGACGAATGCTACGAACTTGTTCTACATGAAGTAAGAACAAAACTGACTTGGACACCGGGTTCACAGAGGGCACTTGTTATGATTGGAGATTGCAGACCGCATGAACCTGATTATTCccaaaataaattgaaactaGACTGGAGAAAGGAAGCCGACAGTCTGGCGGTTGTTGGCGTACGTATCTACTCTGTTCAGTGCGGCTCAAACAGTTATGCCGACGAATTTTATGGCGATATAGCAAAGAAAACATGCGGACAACATCTCAAATTGGAagacttcaaaaatatttttgactttttgaTGACAGTTTGCTATAGAGAAAATGGTGACGACCTTTTTCAGAACTACGAAAAGGAAGTTCGTGCAAGAACTGGAGCAATTCACAAGGATTTAGATAAGCTGTTTGGTGACTTACGTGACAAAGCACCAACTGTCCCAACAACCGTTTCTCCATCGGCTGCTGCAGCGACCAAACCCGCACCTAAAACAACCCATAAACTCATTAAGCTGACAAAAGCAACGCCTTTGACCAATAAACCATCGTTTACGAAAAGATCAATCCGGACGAAGCCAGCAGTTCCTAAACACAAGAAGTTCGAGGAAAAATATTTGGCAAAATTACGTCGAGAAAACGTCACTGAATGCAACTTTACGCTAAGAGAAATGCCTTGGTCGGCATGGAAAATTGCCGTATCACCATCGGAAATGAAGTCTTTTGGAGTTACGACTTTGCGATCAGGAAGCGGATGCGGATTCAGAGCAAAGAGCATTTTTGGTGGAAAAACGAATGTTCCTGCTCTGTATGAGATTGCTGTTCAGACAAAATACCGGACAAGAAAGCATGTTGTGTACAATAAACTATGTCGTCGAGGATTTGCAAATAAAGCAAACTGGGAAAGATGCCTACTCGGTCGCTCAGACATTCGAACCCAAGTTAATGATGTTGTGAAGAAAAACTGCAGTGTTTTTATTCGAAGGATGGTAATAAAAACTCCAAAAATAAATACTGCGGCGCGCAAAAGTCTGAAGCGATATGACTACGCATGGAAGGCGCTTAGGTCCGAGCGAGTTGGTCACAGGAAAGTAACAAAAGATTCAATTGACATTTCAAACGAAATGGATGTGTAA